The Planctomycetota bacterium genome includes a window with the following:
- a CDS encoding lysylphosphatidylglycerol synthase domain-containing protein gives MTTLDPEIPAKSARSRWTTAIKWAVAIVVLTFVTLAVRRQLGDADFSGLTVRPMWLVAAVLSLPQMYFAIALSERSLVDTLAQKRLTLAELLPAAWIPMLGKFVPGKVAAAGTAVVLLKRLGVPATTAVGVFLLLDAMPLMTGTLLGGGLLVDPALREQFPAAPWLLVGLIVVGLVALSPPVFSRLANGTLRLLRRPPLPRVPGPRDYVVPLVMSLVQWLFNGLAVWCAAMAFLPEADIAALPQTICVTALVMCLSYFGALVTPSGLGVREGVFIPLLTLLVGLPAATATAVFMRLNHTMVELVLSSIGLVMLRGSLVETQRHKEAKDRKAEDEVDREKASPSL, from the coding sequence ATGACGACGCTCGACCCCGAGATTCCCGCCAAATCCGCCCGAAGTCGATGGACGACGGCGATCAAGTGGGCCGTCGCGATCGTCGTCCTCACGTTCGTCACCCTCGCCGTTCGCCGGCAGCTGGGGGACGCCGACTTCTCCGGGCTGACGGTTCGGCCGATGTGGCTCGTCGCAGCCGTGCTCTCGCTTCCACAGATGTACTTCGCGATCGCGCTCAGTGAGCGGTCGCTTGTCGACACGCTCGCGCAGAAGCGACTGACACTCGCCGAGCTTCTGCCGGCCGCGTGGATTCCGATGCTCGGCAAGTTCGTCCCCGGCAAAGTCGCCGCCGCGGGAACGGCCGTCGTGCTGCTCAAACGGCTCGGCGTCCCGGCGACCACGGCCGTCGGCGTCTTCCTGCTGCTGGACGCGATGCCACTCATGACCGGCACGCTCCTCGGCGGGGGCCTGCTCGTCGACCCGGCCCTCCGCGAGCAATTCCCGGCGGCACCGTGGCTGCTGGTTGGCCTGATCGTCGTCGGCCTCGTCGCACTCAGCCCGCCCGTCTTCAGCCGACTCGCCAACGGCACGCTTCGTCTGCTCCGGCGACCGCCGCTGCCGAGGGTGCCCGGGCCGCGGGACTACGTCGTGCCGCTGGTGATGTCGCTGGTGCAATGGCTCTTCAACGGCCTGGCCGTCTGGTGTGCGGCGATGGCGTTTCTCCCCGAGGCCGACATTGCCGCCCTGCCGCAGACGATCTGCGTGACAGCGCTGGTGATGTGCCTCAGCTACTTCGGCGCGCTCGTCACCCCCAGCGGCCTGGGCGTCCGCGAAGGGGTGTTTATTCCCTTGCTCACGCTTCTCGTCGGCTTGCCTGCAGCCACAGCGACGGCGGTCTTCATGCGACTGAACCACACGATGGTGGAACTCGTGTTGAGTTCCATTGGGCTCGTGATGCTGCGGGGGTCGTTGGTTGAAACGCAAAGGCACAAAGAGGCAAAGGACCGCAAAGCAGAGGATGAAGTGGATCGTGAAAAAGCCTCGCCCTCACTCTGA
- a CDS encoding tetratricopeptide repeat protein encodes MPFLNFRLISAAAGVAAAALLAGGCTSAITFSTTERSMGRIALNEGDYETAAEIFSEHVANNPRDYKAHTHLGQTRLAAGNNKAALASFRTALDTRVMTARGRADKPYRELIIDEYARTLALIDADGTMTATLDSQSSGDVEKKLIVAKAFANAGQPDSAIAAFQSARRLDKRDLFVAKSFGLYLESIRQDIAAEEMLTQAYRIEPSDNEVAAGLVRLGIVPGPAILSRNELAKPKVPLGPLPQVRMATPEQEAETAAGASASDAELN; translated from the coding sequence ATGCCTTTCTTGAACTTCCGTCTCATCTCGGCCGCCGCCGGGGTTGCTGCTGCTGCATTGCTTGCCGGTGGGTGCACCTCGGCCATCACGTTCTCGACCACCGAGCGATCGATGGGTCGCATCGCGCTCAACGAGGGCGACTATGAGACCGCGGCCGAGATTTTTTCCGAGCACGTCGCCAACAACCCGCGCGACTACAAGGCGCACACACACCTAGGTCAAACGCGGTTGGCGGCGGGTAACAACAAGGCTGCCTTGGCATCTTTCCGGACCGCCCTGGATACCCGAGTAATGACGGCCCGCGGCCGAGCCGACAAGCCGTACCGCGAGCTGATTATCGACGAATACGCGCGGACGCTGGCGCTCATCGACGCCGACGGCACGATGACGGCGACGCTCGACTCGCAGAGCTCGGGAGACGTCGAGAAGAAGCTGATCGTCGCCAAAGCCTTCGCCAACGCCGGCCAGCCCGACTCGGCGATCGCGGCGTTCCAGTCGGCCCGCCGGCTCGACAAGCGCGACTTGTTTGTGGCCAAGAGCTTCGGCCTGTACCTGGAGAGCATTCGCCAGGACATCGCCGCCGAGGAGATGCTGACGCAGGCGTACCGGATCGAGCCCTCCGACAACGAGGTCGCTGCCGGTCTGGTCCGGCTGGGCATCGTGCCGGGCCCTGCGATCTTGTCCCGCAACGAGTTAGCGAAGCCGAAGGTCCCGCTGGGCCCGCTGCCGCAGGTGCGGATGGCAACGCCCGAGCAGGAGGCAGAGACGGCAGCTGGAGCGAGCGCGAGCGACGCGGAACTGAACTGA